From Miscanthus floridulus cultivar M001 chromosome 15, ASM1932011v1, whole genome shotgun sequence, the proteins below share one genomic window:
- the LOC136508368 gene encoding LOW QUALITY PROTEIN: uncharacterized protein (The sequence of the model RefSeq protein was modified relative to this genomic sequence to represent the inferred CDS: inserted 1 base in 1 codon; substituted 1 base at 1 genomic stop codon), translating into MGNSQASPASASSSRFVMASRAFSKQELDGLRGLFTSLAAQSQTSAAXISRPVFPEXYGVRGPLGDRLFQLVVKESGGSDGVTFEDLIISKATYGRGTRDEVDEFIYQLCDVTGDSALTRSDLESVLASIHETVFAAKKEVGEGSDSRPFEAFLNSAVFSKDAEGVSEKSMSLSDFRNLCILLPSLRKFLGNLLMPPDSGRPGFEVPLLHYPENISTDLLLLNKEYAWHIGGVFSHHEVQEWKLLYHSSLHGQSFNTFLGKVTNGDAQTVLIVKDTEGSIYGGYASQPWERHSDFYGDMKTFLFKLYPQASIFCPTGANKNLQWVLCYNFSSENIPNGIGFGGQPHHFGLFLSANFDQGHSFTCSTFTSPPLSKTNRFRPEVIECWGIQMRGAQDEKLELVKGTVLERFKEDRNMLKMVGLANASD; encoded by the exons ATGGGCAATTCGCAGGCTTCGCCGGCGTCCGCCTCCAGCTCCCGCTTCGTCATGGCGTCGAG GGCCTTCTCGAAGCAGGAGCTGGACGGCCTCCGCGGCTTATTCACCTCCCTCGCAGCGCAGTCGCAGACCAGCGCTG CCATCTCACGCCCCGTCTTCCCC GAATAGTATGGGGTGCGGGGGCCATTAGGCGACAGGCTGTTCCAGCTGGTGGTGAAGGAGAGTGGCGGGAGCGATGGGGTCACGTTCGAGGATTTGATCATCTCCAAA GCAACATATGGAAGGGGAACTCGAGATGAGGTTGATGAATTCATTTATCAACTGTGTGATGTCACAGGAGATAGTGCCTTAACAAG GTCTGATTTGGAATCTGTGTTGGCATCCATTCATGAAACTGTATTTGCAGCAAAGAAGGAAGTTGGCGAAGGTTCCGACAGCAGGCCATTTGAAGCATTCCTCAACTCTGCAGTATTTTCAAAGGATGCTGAAGGGGTCTCAGAGAAGTCTATGTCATTATCAGACTTTAGGAACCTGTGCATTCTCTTGCCATCATTGAGGAAGTTCCTTGGAAATTTGTTGATGCCCCCTGATTCAG GTAGACCAGGGTTTGAAGTACCACTGCTTCATTATCCTGAAAACATCTCCACTGATTTGCTGCTTCTAAATAAAGAGTATGCCTGGCATATTGGAGGAGTCTTTTCCCACCATGAGGTGCAAGAGTGGAAGCTTTTATATCACAGTTCTCTTCATGGACAAAGCTTCAACACTTTCTTAGGCAAAGTAAC GAATGGAGATGCTCAGACTGTTCTGATTGTTAAAGATACTGAAGGATCAATTTATGGTGGATATGCATCACAGCCTTGGGAAAGACACAGTGATTTTTATGGTGACATGAAGACATTCCTCTTCAAATTATATCCTCAAGCATCCATTTTCTGCCCTACTGGAGCAAACAAGAATTTGCAATGGGTAT TGTGCTATAACTTCAGCTCTGAGAACATACCCAATGGTATTGGATTTGGAGGGCAGCCACATCATTTTGGACTCTTTTTATCTGCAAATTTCGATCAAGGGCACTCATTTACTTGTAGCACGTTTACCAGCCCTCCCCTTTCCAAGACAAATAGGTTCAGGCCAGAAGTTATTGAATGTTGGGGTATACAAATGAGAGGAGCACAAGATGAAAAGCTGGAGCTAGTCAAGGGGACAGTCCTCGAGAGATTCAAGGAGGACCGGAACATGCTGAAGATGGTTGGTTTGGCAAATGCAAGTGATTAA